One segment of Chthoniobacterales bacterium DNA contains the following:
- a CDS encoding CPBP family intramembrane glutamic endopeptidase codes for MNPRTTNTSDPSRRALAWVAVIGSTLPEVFWKESGHRVSFSFIAIETVILLAAAVAVCASPRIRGLSRFLFAIAALNFAWSFIAPALAQTSFVRELSDNANWGARFFIARALTVSGAVLVSLTLIGSGLTRRELYLNRGNLAAPAQPIGFLGLRQPVPWTWFGPGLLLAFALTLAPFLYFTLHPNFAASGLILRFFPWMIAVSALNAASEEYQFRNVLLAHLRNVFSAPEAVLLTAVYFGLGHYYGQPSGPLGVLMAGFAGWIWARSMIETRGFFWAFTTHMVQDIIIFAFLAISATNPGAL; via the coding sequence ATGAACCCCAGAACAACAAATACTTCCGACCCATCACGACGCGCCCTCGCGTGGGTTGCCGTCATCGGAAGCACCCTTCCGGAAGTGTTCTGGAAGGAATCGGGACATCGAGTCTCATTCTCCTTTATCGCGATCGAAACCGTCATTTTGCTGGCGGCCGCGGTGGCGGTCTGCGCTTCTCCGCGAATTCGTGGTCTAAGCCGCTTCCTTTTTGCGATCGCCGCTCTGAATTTCGCCTGGAGCTTTATTGCGCCCGCCCTTGCGCAAACGAGCTTCGTTCGGGAGCTGTCTGACAACGCCAACTGGGGTGCGCGCTTCTTCATAGCTCGAGCCTTGACCGTCTCCGGAGCGGTTCTCGTCAGCCTTACTTTGATCGGGAGCGGCCTTACGCGACGCGAATTGTATTTGAATCGGGGAAATCTCGCCGCCCCGGCGCAGCCGATCGGGTTTCTAGGACTTCGGCAGCCAGTTCCGTGGACTTGGTTTGGCCCCGGCTTGCTCCTGGCCTTTGCTCTCACGCTGGCCCCCTTTCTCTACTTTACCCTGCACCCGAACTTTGCCGCGAGCGGCCTCATCCTCCGCTTTTTTCCCTGGATGATCGCCGTGTCCGCCCTCAACGCCGCGAGCGAAGAATACCAATTCCGTAACGTTCTTCTGGCCCATCTGCGAAACGTCTTCTCAGCTCCAGAGGCGGTTCTTCTGACCGCCGTCTACTTTGGTCTCGGCCATTATTATGGGCAGCCCTCGGGCCCTCTCGGCGTTTTGATGGCGGGGTTCGCCGGCTGGATTTGGGCCCGGAGCATGATCGAAACCCGCGGCTTCTTCTGGGCCTTCACCACCCACATGGTGCAGGACATTATCATCTTCGCCTTCCTGGCCATCAGTGCGACGAATCCAGGCGCGTTGTGA